In Rhodospirillales bacterium, a single window of DNA contains:
- a CDS encoding UDP-N-acetylmuramoyl-L-alanyl-D-glutamate--2,6-diaminopimelate ligase, which yields MQLSVLVDAAETRIVSGPEDLDIQGLSADSRACEAGYLFAALSGTQVDGRRFIADAAARGSVAVLTDESGLDQISAEGLALVASTEPRRSFALACARYYERQPRTSIAVTGTNGKSSVTEFCRQFWQLLGHDSATVGTLGVVGPDGAESLAHTTPDPVTLHASLQALADRGIDRLAIEASSHGLDQSRLDGMAFKAAGFTNLTQDHFDYHPTVEAYLEAKAHLFDLVLPGGTAVLNADILEFAMLAERCRQRDLAIASYGRTGTHLRLLRQASAADGRQALTIAADSREIDVDLPLAGRFQAMNILCAAAMVAAVEKCAVADVLKHAPGLRGVRGRLEAVPGHPAGAQVYVDYAHTPDALENVLATLRDDVEGRLVVVFGCGGDRDRVKRPLMGEIAGRLADSIVVTDDNPRGEDPALIRREILAAVPDARDIGDRRAAIETAIASLRQGDVLVIAGKGHEPGQTVGGTTLPFDDAEEARRVLANLEAGV from the coding sequence TTGCAGCTTTCAGTTCTCGTTGACGCCGCGGAGACGCGCATCGTGAGCGGACCCGAGGATCTCGATATCCAGGGCCTTTCCGCCGATTCGCGTGCCTGCGAGGCCGGTTATCTGTTCGCCGCACTTTCGGGTACGCAGGTCGACGGACGCCGCTTCATTGCCGATGCGGCGGCGCGCGGCTCGGTCGCGGTGCTGACCGACGAATCCGGCTTGGATCAAATCAGCGCCGAAGGCCTCGCCCTTGTGGCATCGACGGAACCGCGTCGCAGCTTCGCGCTGGCATGCGCTCGGTACTACGAACGTCAGCCTAGGACATCGATCGCCGTCACCGGGACCAACGGCAAGAGTTCAGTCACCGAATTTTGCCGTCAGTTCTGGCAGCTTCTCGGCCACGACAGTGCGACCGTCGGGACGCTGGGCGTGGTTGGACCTGACGGTGCCGAGTCGCTCGCTCACACGACCCCCGATCCGGTTACGCTGCACGCCAGTCTGCAGGCGCTCGCCGACCGCGGCATTGACCGCCTGGCGATTGAGGCATCGAGCCACGGCCTCGATCAGAGCCGGCTCGACGGCATGGCCTTCAAGGCGGCCGGCTTCACCAACCTCACCCAAGATCACTTCGACTATCACCCCACGGTCGAAGCCTATCTCGAGGCCAAGGCGCATCTCTTCGATCTCGTCCTGCCCGGCGGTACGGCGGTTCTGAACGCCGATATCCTCGAGTTCGCCATGCTGGCCGAGCGCTGCCGTCAGCGCGATCTCGCGATCGCGTCCTATGGCCGCACCGGCACCCATCTGCGGCTGCTGCGCCAGGCGAGCGCAGCCGATGGACGACAGGCGCTGACGATCGCCGCGGATAGTCGTGAAATCGACGTCGATTTGCCTCTCGCCGGACGTTTCCAGGCCATGAACATACTGTGTGCTGCGGCGATGGTTGCTGCTGTCGAGAAATGTGCCGTCGCCGACGTGCTCAAGCATGCGCCCGGTCTGCGTGGTGTGCGCGGCCGTCTGGAGGCGGTCCCCGGTCACCCCGCGGGCGCGCAGGTGTATGTTGACTATGCCCACACACCCGATGCCTTGGAGAATGTCCTCGCGACGCTGCGCGACGATGTCGAGGGCCGCCTTGTGGTTGTCTTCGGTTGCGGTGGCGACCGCGACAGGGTGAAGCGGCCGCTCATGGGTGAGATCGCAGGGCGCCTCGCGGATTCGATCGTCGTGACCGACGACAACCCGCGCGGTGAGGATCCGGCATTGATCCGTCGCGAGATTCTTGCCGCCGTTCCGGATGCTCGTGACATCGGTGACCGGCGCGCGGCCATCGAGACAGCCATCGCATCGCTGAGACAGGGGGATGTCCTGGTGATTGCGGGCAAGGGCCACGAACCGGGTCAAACCGTGGGGGGGACGACCCTGCCGTTCGACGATGCGGAGGAAGCACGTCGGGTCCTTGCGAATCTGGAGGCCGGGGTATGA
- the murF gene encoding UDP-N-acetylmuramoyl-tripeptide--D-alanyl-D-alanine ligase translates to MTRNTLWTDKSAADATSGEATEAFEADGVAFDSRQVADRDLFVALKGEQSDGHNYVTRAFEKGAAAAMVERQPDEPTGPLLLVVDTARGLGDLARAARRRTRARIAAVTGSVGKTGTKDALHHVLAAQGATHVSEKSFNNHVGTPLSLARMPIETSFGIFEVGTNAPGEIAPLSGLVSPHVALVTTVEAVHLGNFADETAVAEEKAAIFDALEEGGTALINADNRHADRLTARAMASSAGRIATFGSGEDCDHRLIDWAPDVEGGTVTAAIDGVLHTYRLVLSGHHHALNSVAILAVVHHLGADVAEASRSLAAIEPSPGRGRRYRVALPAGAAIVIDESYNASPVAVRAALKVLADMPLGSEGRRLAVLGDMLELGPTEGDAHAGLASDVISAQVDLLFAVGPLMNRLYGEMSPSRRGGAAGDARTMAILLKQVIRPGDVILVKGSRRIGLEAVVESLLANDGPAKAAEGR, encoded by the coding sequence ATGACGCGGAACACGCTCTGGACCGACAAGTCCGCCGCCGATGCGACCAGCGGTGAGGCGACCGAAGCCTTCGAGGCCGATGGCGTGGCCTTCGACAGCCGCCAGGTCGCCGATCGGGATCTCTTCGTCGCACTGAAGGGCGAGCAGTCGGACGGCCACAACTACGTGACGCGGGCCTTCGAGAAGGGCGCGGCCGCGGCCATGGTCGAGCGCCAGCCGGATGAACCGACGGGACCTCTGCTTCTGGTCGTCGATACCGCGCGCGGGCTCGGCGACCTCGCCCGGGCGGCGCGGCGCAGGACCAGGGCGCGCATCGCTGCCGTCACAGGCAGCGTCGGCAAGACGGGAACCAAGGATGCCCTGCATCACGTGCTGGCCGCCCAGGGCGCCACCCATGTCAGCGAGAAGAGCTTCAACAACCATGTCGGCACGCCGCTGAGCCTGGCGCGTATGCCGATCGAAACGTCGTTCGGTATCTTCGAGGTCGGCACCAATGCGCCGGGCGAGATTGCACCCCTCTCGGGTCTCGTGTCGCCGCACGTCGCGCTGGTGACGACGGTCGAGGCGGTGCACCTCGGCAACTTCGCCGACGAGACCGCGGTCGCCGAGGAGAAGGCGGCCATCTTCGACGCGCTGGAAGAGGGCGGAACCGCGCTGATCAACGCTGACAACCGGCATGCGGATCGACTGACGGCCCGTGCCATGGCTTCGTCGGCCGGCCGGATCGCGACCTTCGGTAGTGGCGAGGACTGCGATCATCGCCTGATCGACTGGGCGCCCGATGTCGAGGGCGGGACGGTCACGGCCGCCATCGACGGCGTGCTCCACACCTATCGTCTCGTCCTGTCGGGCCATCACCACGCGCTCAACAGCGTGGCCATCCTTGCCGTCGTACATCATCTCGGTGCAGATGTGGCTGAAGCGTCTCGGTCGCTCGCGGCGATCGAACCATCGCCCGGCCGTGGCCGTCGCTATCGCGTTGCCCTGCCTGCCGGCGCGGCGATCGTGATCGACGAAAGCTACAATGCGAGTCCGGTGGCCGTGCGGGCCGCGCTCAAGGTGCTGGCCGACATGCCGCTTGGCTCGGAAGGCCGTCGCCTCGCCGTTCTGGGTGACATGCTGGAACTCGGTCCGACCGAGGGTGATGCCCATGCCGGGCTCGCCAGCGATGTCATCTCGGCCCAGGTCGATCTGCTCTTTGCCGTTGGTCCCCTCATGAACCGGCTCTACGGCGAAATGTCGCCGTCCCGTCGCGGTGGAGCGGCCGGCGATGCCCGCACCATGGCGATATTGCTCAAGCAGGTCATTCGACCCGGCGACGTCATCCTCGTCAAGGGGTCCCGCCGGATCGGTCTGGAAGCCGTTGTCGAGTCCCTGCTGGCCAACGATGGGCCCGCGAAAGCGGCTGAGGGGAGGTAG
- a CDS encoding phospho-N-acetylmuramoyl-pentapeptide-transferase, translating to MLFYLLPPLSDEFGALRLFSFITFRTGGALLTALFICLVFGRQMINWLKSIQGACQPIREDGPESHIVSKAGTPTMGGLLILTSVTLSTLLWSDLGNGFVWVVLLVTLGFGALGLVDDYIKVSQHTSGGLSSRVRIVVEIVLALAAAFAIATLSGPEIGTSLALPFFKDLLIDLGWFFMAFSVLVIVGASNAVNLTDGLDGLAIVPIIVCAMTFGIVAYLSGHVVYAEYLHLPAVSGAGELAVFCGALVGAGLGFLWFNAPPAMVFMGDTGSLAAGAALGAISVVTKHELVLAIVGGLFVLETVSVIVQIASFKLTGRRVFRMAPIHHHFEKKGWAEPTIVIRFWIIAIVLALIGLATLKLR from the coding sequence ATGCTCTTTTATCTGCTTCCGCCGCTCTCCGATGAATTCGGCGCTCTTCGCCTGTTCTCGTTCATCACGTTCCGCACAGGCGGTGCGCTCCTCACCGCGCTCTTCATCTGCCTGGTGTTCGGCAGGCAGATGATCAACTGGCTCAAATCGATCCAGGGTGCCTGCCAGCCGATCCGCGAGGACGGTCCCGAGTCCCACATCGTCAGCAAAGCGGGCACGCCTACCATGGGCGGCCTGCTCATTCTCACCTCGGTCACGCTCAGCACTCTTCTGTGGTCGGACCTCGGCAACGGCTTCGTCTGGGTCGTGCTTCTGGTGACGCTTGGATTTGGAGCACTCGGCCTTGTCGACGACTACATCAAGGTCTCGCAGCACACAAGTGGCGGCCTTTCGAGCCGCGTCCGGATCGTCGTCGAGATTGTGCTGGCGCTCGCGGCTGCCTTTGCCATCGCGACACTCTCGGGCCCGGAGATCGGAACCTCGCTTGCCCTGCCGTTCTTCAAAGACCTGCTGATCGATCTCGGCTGGTTCTTCATGGCGTTTTCGGTGCTTGTCATTGTCGGCGCCTCGAACGCGGTCAACCTGACCGATGGTCTCGATGGCCTCGCGATCGTTCCCATCATCGTCTGTGCGATGACCTTCGGCATCGTTGCCTATCTCAGCGGCCATGTGGTGTATGCGGAGTACCTCCATCTCCCGGCCGTCAGTGGCGCGGGTGAGCTTGCGGTCTTCTGCGGCGCGCTGGTGGGCGCCGGTCTCGGCTTCCTCTGGTTCAACGCGCCGCCCGCGATGGTCTTCATGGGTGACACCGGAAGCCTCGCTGCCGGTGCGGCGCTCGGCGCGATCAGTGTCGTCACGAAACACGAGCTGGTGCTGGCGATTGTCGGCGGGCTCTTCGTGCTCGAGACGGTGTCGGTCATCGTTCAGATCGCCTCCTTCAAACTCACGGGCCGCCGCGTGTTCCGCATGGCGCCGATCCATCACCACTTCGAAAAGAAGGGCTGGGCCGAGCCGACGATCGTGATCCGCTTCTGGATCATTGCGATCGTCCTGGCGCTCATCGGCCTTGCCACACTGAAGCTGAGGTAG
- a CDS encoding cell division protein FtsW — translation MTSFARTDRSVLGRWWWTIDRWTLAVLIALLLSGVMLIMAASPPVADRIGADAFHFVRRHFLFLALAVIAMFAMSLLGPRGVRRVAVLMLAVSIGLLMITPLVGAEIKGARRWISLGMFSLQASEFVKPALAVVVAWLFAEAKSNPGFPGYWVSAGLAALVVGVLVWQPDFGMAATVVTIWSGQLFLAGLPWIFVFAIIAMVVAGFVAGYSFMPHVRDRIDRFLDPASGDSYQIDTAMRAFESGGVLGRGPGEGVVKDVLPDAHSDFIFAVAGEEFGLLACLLLLAFFAFVALRGFYRMANERDLFVMLAVAGLLIQFTMQAIVNMGVSLHLLPSTGMTLPFVSYGGSSLLGMAIGMGMMLALTRRRPEHGRSA, via the coding sequence ATGACGTCCTTTGCCCGAACAGACCGAAGTGTTCTGGGGCGGTGGTGGTGGACCATCGACCGATGGACCTTGGCAGTCCTGATCGCATTGCTCCTTTCCGGAGTGATGTTGATCATGGCCGCCAGCCCGCCGGTTGCGGACCGCATCGGAGCCGATGCGTTCCACTTCGTCCGTCGCCACTTCTTGTTCCTGGCGCTTGCGGTCATTGCGATGTTCGCGATGTCGCTGTTGGGGCCAAGGGGCGTGCGCCGTGTTGCTGTTCTCATGCTTGCTGTTTCCATCGGCCTTCTCATGATCACCCCGCTCGTGGGCGCGGAGATCAAGGGTGCGCGCCGGTGGATTTCCCTGGGAATGTTCTCGCTGCAGGCCTCCGAGTTCGTGAAGCCTGCGCTGGCCGTCGTGGTGGCCTGGCTTTTTGCTGAAGCCAAGAGCAATCCCGGGTTTCCCGGTTATTGGGTCTCGGCCGGTCTCGCCGCCCTGGTTGTCGGAGTGCTGGTCTGGCAGCCCGACTTCGGCATGGCCGCGACAGTGGTGACCATCTGGAGCGGCCAACTCTTTCTGGCCGGCCTGCCCTGGATCTTTGTCTTTGCCATTATTGCCATGGTCGTGGCGGGTTTTGTCGCCGGCTACAGCTTCATGCCCCATGTCCGCGACCGGATTGATCGCTTCCTCGATCCGGCATCGGGTGACAGTTACCAGATCGATACCGCCATGCGGGCCTTCGAGTCTGGTGGTGTCCTGGGGCGTGGTCCCGGTGAGGGCGTCGTCAAGGACGTCCTGCCCGACGCCCATTCCGATTTCATCTTTGCCGTGGCGGGCGAGGAATTCGGTTTGCTTGCCTGTTTGCTGCTTCTCGCGTTTTTCGCGTTTGTTGCGCTGCGCGGTTTCTATCGCATGGCCAACGAACGTGACCTCTTTGTCATGCTCGCGGTGGCCGGCCTGCTCATCCAGTTCACGATGCAGGCGATCGTCAACATGGGCGTGTCGCTCCATCTGCTGCCGTCCACCGGCATGACACTGCCGTTTGTTTCCTACGGCGGTTCGTCCCTTCTCGGCATGGCGATCGGCATGGGCATGATGCTGGCGTTGACCCGGCGAAGGCCCGAACACGGGAGGTCGGCATGA
- the murG gene encoding undecaprenyldiphospho-muramoylpentapeptide beta-N-acetylglucosaminyltransferase — protein sequence MTGPVVIAAGGTGGHLFPALAVAEELLCRGRDVVAVTDRRGGDLAQRMEGVPVHRLRASAISGRGLAGKIGGAVDLLRGTFEARRLLRRLAPSAVVGFGGYPTVPPLFAAYQLGLPALIHEQNAILGRANRLLAPRVSAVATSFAQTEGLAAADALVTGNPVRSAIAALSDADYDAPGRDGAFRLLVFGGSQGARVMSDVLPAAIHALAAGVRSRLRIAQQCRGEDLDRVRAVYRDIGIEADVATFFDDMDRRFGDAHLVVCRAGASTVAELAAAGRPSILVPYTHATDDHQTANARAVEAAGAGWLIQEEAFTPESVAARLEAFLTCPSALIDCAAAARASVRADAAMRLADAIDRLGGSNGHGPVIREQAA from the coding sequence ATGACCGGCCCCGTCGTCATCGCTGCCGGTGGCACGGGCGGGCATCTCTTCCCCGCACTTGCCGTTGCCGAGGAACTGCTCTGCCGTGGCCGCGACGTTGTCGCCGTGACCGATCGGCGTGGCGGTGATCTGGCGCAGCGGATGGAGGGTGTTCCGGTTCATCGTCTTCGCGCGTCTGCGATCAGTGGGCGTGGGCTTGCAGGCAAGATCGGTGGCGCGGTTGACCTGTTGCGCGGTACATTTGAGGCCCGTCGTCTGCTGCGTCGCCTCGCGCCGTCAGCGGTCGTCGGCTTTGGCGGCTATCCCACAGTGCCGCCGTTGTTTGCTGCCTATCAGCTTGGGCTTCCCGCCCTGATCCATGAGCAGAATGCGATCCTCGGACGAGCCAATCGGCTCTTGGCACCGCGGGTCAGCGCTGTCGCGACCTCCTTCGCGCAGACCGAGGGGCTTGCCGCCGCTGACGCCCTTGTGACGGGCAATCCCGTGCGGTCGGCGATCGCGGCGCTGTCGGATGCGGACTATGACGCACCGGGGCGGGACGGCGCGTTTCGACTTCTGGTCTTCGGCGGCAGCCAGGGCGCTCGTGTCATGAGTGATGTCCTGCCTGCAGCCATCCACGCCTTGGCGGCAGGCGTGCGGTCGCGTCTTCGCATTGCTCAGCAGTGCCGCGGTGAGGACCTCGACCGTGTCCGAGCGGTCTATCGGGACATCGGCATCGAGGCCGATGTCGCAACATTCTTTGACGACATGGATCGCCGGTTCGGTGACGCCCACCTCGTGGTCTGTCGCGCAGGCGCATCGACCGTGGCGGAGCTTGCCGCCGCGGGTCGCCCGTCGATCCTGGTCCCCTATACCCATGCCACTGATGATCATCAGACCGCCAACGCCCGTGCCGTTGAAGCGGCCGGGGCGGGATGGCTCATTCAAGAAGAGGCCTTCACGCCCGAGTCCGTCGCGGCGCGCCTCGAGGCATTCCTGACCTGTCCGTCGGCGCTGATCGATTGCGCAGCCGCGGCCCGTGCATCGGTACGCGCGGACGCGGCGATGCGACTGGCCGACGCCATCGACCGTCTCGGCGGCAGCAATGGCCATGGTCCCGTCATCAGGGAGCAGGCGGCATGA
- a CDS encoding UDP-N-acetylmuramate--L-alanine ligase, translating into MKQSPTSLGPIHFVGIGGIGMSGIAEILHSQGYRVQGSDIAESPNVLRLRELGIAVEIGHDARHVGDVAVVVTSSAVKADNPEVEEARRRWIPVVRRAEMLGELMRLKKAIAAGGTHGKTTTTSMIGWLLECAELNPTVINGGIVNAYGTNTRLGDGDWMVVEADESDGSFLRLPATSVIVTNIDPEHLENYESFDEVRDAYETFVSNIPFYGFAALCIDHPEVQALVGRVTDRRIVTYGLGAQADVRGTNLRLCNGGYRFDVVLTDRVTRAARTIRGVYLPMWGEHNVTNALSCVVVAQELGIPDHALIEALGSFAGVKRRFTRTGEAGGITVIDDYGHHPVEIAAVLKASREAFQGRIVAVIQPHRYSRLAGLFEDFCSCFIDADVVVVSDVYPAGENPIEGADRDHLVEGLRKCGHRHVEALDDPSDLAALVARVTQPGDGVICLGAGTITRWANALPEELRAVLAEADMPEVG; encoded by the coding sequence ATGAAACAGTCCCCTACAAGCCTCGGACCCATCCACTTTGTCGGCATCGGCGGCATCGGGATGAGCGGCATCGCCGAAATCCTGCACAGCCAGGGCTACCGCGTGCAGGGCAGTGACATCGCCGAAAGCCCAAACGTGCTGCGTCTTCGCGAACTCGGTATCGCCGTCGAGATCGGCCATGACGCAAGGCATGTCGGTGACGTTGCGGTTGTCGTGACCTCGTCTGCGGTCAAGGCCGACAACCCCGAGGTCGAGGAAGCCCGCCGGCGCTGGATTCCCGTTGTGCGGCGCGCCGAGATGCTGGGTGAACTGATGCGCCTGAAAAAGGCGATCGCCGCCGGTGGAACGCACGGCAAGACCACGACGACGTCGATGATCGGCTGGCTTCTGGAATGTGCCGAGCTGAATCCGACCGTGATCAACGGCGGTATCGTCAATGCCTACGGCACGAACACGCGCCTCGGTGACGGCGACTGGATGGTCGTGGAGGCCGACGAGTCTGACGGAAGCTTCCTGCGCCTGCCGGCGACATCGGTGATCGTTACCAACATCGATCCCGAGCACTTGGAGAACTACGAGTCCTTCGACGAGGTCCGCGACGCCTACGAAACCTTCGTCAGCAACATCCCGTTTTACGGTTTCGCGGCGCTCTGCATTGACCATCCGGAGGTGCAGGCGCTCGTGGGCCGGGTCACCGACCGCCGCATCGTGACCTATGGCCTCGGTGCCCAAGCCGATGTGCGCGGCACGAACTTGCGCCTCTGCAACGGCGGCTATCGGTTCGATGTTGTCCTGACCGATCGCGTGACACGCGCCGCGCGCACCATTCGCGGCGTGTATCTGCCGATGTGGGGCGAACACAACGTCACCAACGCGCTGTCATGTGTGGTTGTCGCCCAGGAGCTCGGCATCCCCGATCATGCTCTGATCGAGGCGCTCGGCAGCTTCGCCGGCGTCAAGCGCCGCTTCACCCGCACGGGCGAGGCAGGCGGCATCACGGTGATCGACGACTACGGCCACCACCCGGTCGAGATTGCGGCGGTGCTGAAGGCCTCGCGCGAGGCCTTCCAGGGCCGGATCGTCGCCGTCATTCAGCCACATCGTTACTCGCGTCTGGCGGGCCTGTTCGAGGACTTCTGCTCCTGCTTTATCGACGCTGACGTGGTCGTCGTCTCAGACGTCTATCCTGCCGGTGAGAACCCGATCGAGGGTGCGGATCGCGACCACCTGGTCGAAGGCCTGCGCAAGTGCGGTCATCGGCACGTCGAGGCGCTCGACGACCCGTCCGATCTTGCTGCTCTTGTCGCCCGCGTCACGCAGCCTGGCGATGGCGTGATCTGTCTCGGTGCCGGGACGATCACCCGTTGGGCCAACGCACTGCCCGAAGAGCTCCGCGCCGTTTTGGCCGAGGCCGACATGCCGGAGGTCGGCTGA
- the murB gene encoding UDP-N-acetylmuramate dehydrogenase has translation MAVVATDPMIGLPRIRGSYRFEADLAKTTWFRAGGRADVLFRPADEDDLAFFMTNRPLDMPVTVLGVGSNLLVRDGGIPGVTIRLGRGFTDIAVKACDVTAGTGALDLNVAKVAAQAGVAGLEFLVGVPGTIGGAVRMNAGAYEHELKDVLVGARAVDPRGVVHELGPDHLGHNYRHSSVPEGWVFTACSIRGTDGAPGEITARMEAIQRSRAASQPIRERTGGSTFRNPMGRKAWELIDAAGCRGLRRGAAMVSEQHCNFLINTGNASATELEELGEDVRRRVFESQGVRLEWEIRRIGRRPGRTA, from the coding sequence ATGGCGGTAGTGGCGACCGATCCGATGATCGGACTGCCCAGGATCAGGGGCAGCTACAGGTTCGAAGCGGACCTGGCGAAGACCACGTGGTTCCGCGCCGGCGGCCGCGCCGACGTCCTGTTTCGTCCCGCCGACGAGGACGATCTCGCGTTCTTCATGACGAACCGGCCGCTCGATATGCCTGTCACGGTGCTGGGCGTCGGATCCAACCTTCTGGTCCGCGACGGGGGAATTCCCGGTGTCACGATCCGTCTGGGGCGCGGCTTCACCGACATCGCCGTGAAAGCCTGCGACGTCACGGCAGGTACCGGTGCGCTCGACCTCAATGTTGCCAAGGTTGCCGCGCAGGCCGGTGTCGCCGGGCTTGAGTTCCTCGTCGGTGTTCCCGGCACGATCGGCGGTGCGGTCCGCATGAACGCCGGTGCCTACGAACACGAGCTGAAGGATGTGCTTGTCGGCGCGCGTGCCGTCGATCCTCGCGGTGTCGTGCACGAACTGGGGCCCGATCATCTGGGGCACAACTATCGTCACAGCAGCGTGCCGGAAGGCTGGGTCTTCACGGCCTGCTCGATACGCGGCACGGACGGAGCGCCAGGTGAGATCACGGCGCGCATGGAGGCAATCCAGCGCAGTCGGGCCGCAAGCCAGCCGATCCGTGAGCGCACGGGCGGCAGCACGTTTAGGAACCCCATGGGCCGCAAGGCTTGGGAGCTGATCGACGCCGCGGGTTGCCGTGGCCTGCGCCGCGGTGCCGCCATGGTGTCCGAGCAGCACTGCAACTTCCTGATCAACACCGGCAACGCCTCGGCGACCGAACTGGAGGAGCTCGGCGAAGACGTCCGTCGGCGCGTGTTCGAAAGCCAGGGCGTTCGGCTTGAATGGGAAATCCGCCGCATCGGCCGGCGACCGGGGAGGACGGCATGA
- a CDS encoding D-alanine--D-alanine ligase translates to MTKHVAVLMGGWNSEREVSLVSGRDCADALEEKGYRVSRIDAGRDIAQVLAEMPERPNVVFNALHGRFGEDGCIQGLLEILGLPYTHSGPLASALAMNKDAAKLLYAGAGIRCPEGRIATRDEIGLPARMDRPFVVKPNQEGSSVGVRIVEENDNDDRLIKDDFRYGDEVLVETFIPGRELTVAVMGERPLGVTEIRITEGFYDYHNKYTEGGSRHIVPAPVHDETYARVQDMALRAHRALGCRGVTRADFRYDDTGGEPGALFMLEVNTQPGMTPLSLVPEQAAHVGISFGDLVAWMVEEARCDA, encoded by the coding sequence ATGACGAAGCACGTCGCTGTTCTCATGGGTGGCTGGAACTCCGAGCGTGAGGTTTCGCTGGTCTCTGGCCGCGACTGCGCTGATGCGCTGGAGGAGAAGGGATATCGCGTCAGCCGTATCGATGCGGGTCGCGACATCGCCCAGGTTCTGGCGGAGATGCCTGAGCGCCCGAATGTTGTGTTCAACGCGCTTCATGGCCGCTTCGGCGAGGATGGCTGCATCCAGGGCCTGCTCGAGATCCTCGGCCTGCCCTACACGCACTCCGGTCCGCTCGCCTCTGCGCTCGCCATGAACAAGGATGCGGCGAAGCTCCTTTACGCCGGTGCCGGTATTCGCTGTCCCGAGGGCCGTATCGCCACACGCGACGAGATCGGTCTGCCGGCACGGATGGACCGGCCCTTTGTCGTGAAACCCAACCAGGAAGGTTCCAGTGTTGGCGTTCGCATTGTCGAGGAGAACGACAACGACGATCGCCTGATCAAGGACGATTTCCGATACGGCGACGAAGTTCTGGTCGAAACGTTCATTCCCGGCCGTGAACTGACCGTAGCGGTGATGGGCGAACGTCCGCTCGGCGTGACGGAGATCCGCATCACGGAAGGCTTCTACGACTACCACAACAAGTACACCGAGGGCGGTTCGCGGCACATCGTGCCGGCACCGGTGCATGACGAGACCTACGCCAGGGTCCAGGACATGGCGCTGCGCGCGCACCGTGCGCTGGGTTGCCGTGGCGTGACCCGTGCGGATTTCCGCTATGACGACACCGGGGGCGAACCCGGCGCGCTCTTCATGCTTGAGGTCAACACGCAGCCGGGCATGACACCGCTGTCGCTGGTGCCCGAGCAGGCGGCCCATGTCGGCATTTCGTTCGGGGATCTGGTTGCCTGGATGGTGGAGGAGGCGCGGTGCGACGCCTGA
- a CDS encoding FtsQ-type POTRA domain-containing protein, translating to MRRLIPQCATKRERQPRPVWKQIVLRCLPLGIPLVLATGLVVFIVVTGVAEKNWHQTSGDFVDYTARMGLSVQTVTVDGRERTDWQTLMDALGIKIGDPMLALDLEVARERVSVLPWVRNVAIKRMLPETLVMTLVERRPLALWQNEGRLSVVDAEGREIAGAKPAEFTELLLVVGPDASIHAAALLDVMGGEPGLRSRVAAAVRIGERRWNLKLDDGIEVQLPEDGLEEAWFALADMDRTEQLLARDVQAVDLRFPDRLVVRLTPDARSRMDIDDSEGEDT from the coding sequence GTGCGACGCCTGATTCCCCAGTGCGCAACGAAACGCGAACGCCAGCCGCGGCCGGTCTGGAAGCAGATCGTCCTGCGCTGCCTGCCGCTCGGCATTCCTCTTGTGCTGGCCACCGGGCTGGTCGTGTTCATCGTTGTGACCGGTGTGGCGGAGAAGAACTGGCACCAGACGAGCGGCGACTTCGTCGACTACACCGCACGCATGGGCCTTTCGGTCCAGACCGTCACGGTCGACGGCCGCGAGCGGACCGACTGGCAGACCCTGATGGACGCGCTCGGGATCAAGATCGGCGATCCCATGCTGGCGCTTGATCTCGAGGTCGCACGCGAGCGCGTTTCGGTGCTGCCTTGGGTTCGCAACGTCGCGATCAAGCGCATGCTGCCCGAAACTCTGGTCATGACGCTGGTCGAACGCCGGCCCCTAGCGTTGTGGCAGAACGAGGGGCGCCTTTCGGTGGTCGATGCCGAGGGCCGTGAGATCGCCGGTGCCAAGCCTGCCGAGTTCACCGAACTCCTTCTCGTCGTTGGTCCCGACGCGTCCATTCATGCCGCGGCGCTGCTCGACGTTATGGGTGGCGAGCCCGGACTTCGTTCACGGGTGGCCGCGGCCGTCCGCATCGGCGAGCGCCGCTGGAACCTGAAGCTGGACGACGGCATCGAGGTCCAGCTACCCGAGGACGGGCTTGAGGAGGCCTGGTTCGCACTGGCCGACATGGATCGGACCGAACAGCTTCTGGCACGCGACGTTCAGGCCGTCGATCTGCGCTTTCCCGACCGACTTGTCGTCCGTCTGACGCCGGATGCCCGGTCGCGCATGGATATCGACGACAGTGAAGGTGAAGACACATGA